One Dreissena polymorpha isolate Duluth1 chromosome 9, UMN_Dpol_1.0, whole genome shotgun sequence genomic window carries:
- the LOC127846148 gene encoding uncharacterized protein LOC127846148, whose amino-acid sequence MFISSECPYTNPMDSAACSGRTCRDYTCDKSRFPVPANFKVDGFHENDNSAQRVLTANATCFVQYTCPDCSCTCSRTRRSAVDRNKRAAGCSCSKNVPCTSCVVSNKHLFEVRNNVEIWKRECRSQCRNCTAEPGCLGAGVDLSTEVTCSGVNYDYNDERSITIGLEPPTSVKAPTLSPGNVMTVNGSASNGTVVTVIGVNEDPGWGSVLNWSLTGATSKNSSKTMFRLATPVRYSGITALPHVYTKQIEVVGNVSQEPSQVYNLTVCAYTRRHDTCTNITVKFVTTVEPPMPPYCRGVGSYANITAMNTWCNMTCHHTPPYCPQSHCLCTKEPAPGYHYCSPVGIWQTVRGMEAWCDFACNDPVPEHVAKSCLPSYCACTPPVV is encoded by the exons atgttcatcTCTTCAGAGTGCCCATATACCAATCCCATGGACTCCGCTGCATGCAGTGGCAGGACCTGCAGGGATTACACGTGTG aTAAATCCAGATTTCCAGTTCCAGCTAACTTTAAAGTTGATGGTTTCCATGAGAACGACAACTCGGCTCAACGAGTCCTCACCGCGAACGCCACGTGCTTCGTTCAGTACACGTGTCCTGATTGTAGCTGCACGTGCAGCAGGACACGCCGCTCTGCAGTAGACCGGAACAAAAGGGCCGCTGGATGTTCGTGTTCCAAGAACGTCCCTTGCACATCATGTGTAGTGTCCAACAAACATCTTTTCGAAGTCAGGAACA ACGTGGAGATCTGGAAGCGGGAATGCAGGTCCCAGTGCCGGAACTGCACGGCTGAGCCAGGATGTTTGGGTGCAGGGGTTGACCTTAGTACGGAGGTCACGTGTTCCGGGGTCAACTACGACTACAATGACGAGAGATCGATTACAATTGGATTGGAACCCCCGACATCTGTTAAAGCTCCAACTCTGAGCCCTG GTAATGTCATGACAGTCAACGGAAGTGCATCAAACGGCACGGTGGTCACCGTCATCGGCGTCAATGAAGATCCGGGCTGGGGAAGCGTCTTGAACTGGAGTCTGACAGGGGCCACGTCCAAAAACTCTAGCAAGACTATGTTCAGACTCGCAACCCCAGTAAGATACAGTGGAATAACCGCTCTTCCGC ACGTGTACACAAAGCAGATAGAAGTGGTTGGAAACGTCAGCCAGGAGCCGTCTCAGGTGTACAACCTGACAGTTTGCGCGTACACACGTCGCCATGACACGTGCACCAATATCACGGTGAAATTCG TGACTACTGTGGAGCCCCCAATGCCGCCGTATTGTCGAGGGGTCGGCTCCTATGCCAACATCACGGCCATGAACACGTGGTGTAACATGACGTGTCACCACACACCACCGTACTGTCCGCAGTCGCATTGCTTGTGCACTAAAGAGCCAGCACCG GGCTACCACTACTGCAGCCCTGTTGGCATCTGGCAGACCGTGAGAGGAATGGAGGCCTGGTGCGACTTCGCTTGTAACGATCCTGTACCGGAGCACGTGGCCAAGTCCTGCCTGCCGTCATACTGCGCGTGTACCCCACCGGTGGTCTAA